TGCGAAATGGGGCGCCGGTGACGGCGCCCTTCGCTCTCGGCTCAGCCGAAGACGTACTTGGCGGCGTGGTTGAGCCCATAGTCAATCACGGTCACCAGGGCGATCATGACGACGACGAACACAATCACCACTGTGGTGTACGTCGTCAGCTGATTGCGAGTCGGCCAGACAACCTTGCGGAGCTCCGCGATGACCTGGCGGTAGAAGTTGGCAAGGCGCTTCAGCGGGCCCTTCTTG
This genomic interval from Streptomyces dengpaensis contains the following:
- the secE gene encoding preprotein translocase subunit SecE, which codes for MTDAVGSIDMPDAEVPESKKRTRKGGKRAKKGPLKRLANFYRQVIAELRKVVWPTRNQLTTYTTVVIVFVVVMIALVTVIDYGLNHAAKYVFG